TAGCGGTTGAAGATTAACCACTATAATTTGATTTAAAACTGTAGGATGATAGGCTATAAGCCTACTTGATTAGATACGACTTTTGGTGTTGCTGATTTGATGTATCAAAGTTATAAGTTTTGCAACCAAAACTATTGTAGAGGCGTAAGATTTTACGTCTCTACTCTCTACATCTATATGGATTTAGATTCCGACTTATTGAATTTTGTTATTGTAAGCTCCTAAGCACAATCAATTTAGAGTATTTAGGTTATTAATCAAATGCTGAACTGGAAAAAATCACGATCGCAAAATCTGTTAATGTATGCGCTATTGGGAGCGATCGCATTGGTAATGCTCTTTCCTTTACTATGGCTAATTAGTACAGCCTTAAAATCGCCGACGGAAAATATCTTACAGTCGCCGCCACAGCTATTGCCCAGTCAACCTACACTAGATAACTTCTTTAGTGTGTGGAACTCTCTACCTTTTGGACAATACCTGTATAACAGCACTTTGGTGTCAGTGCTGACTGTTGGCTTAAATCTACTGTTTTGTGCTTTAGCTGCCTATCCCTTGGCAAGATTGTCATTTGTGGGGCGAGACTGGATTTTTGTGGCGATTGTCTCCACGATTATGATTCCTTTCCAAATCGTGATGATTCCCCTCTATATTTTGACAGTCCAGTTGGGTTTGAGAAATAGTTATTTAGGAATGATTTTTCCGAGTTTGGCTTCTGCCTTTGGTATTTTTCTGTTGCGCCAAGCTTTCATGAGTGTCCCCAAAGAGATAGAAGAAGCCGCCCGAATGGATGGCAGTTCGGAGTTAGGTTTGTGGTGGCATGTGATGTTACCAGCAGTTCGACCAGCATTAGTAACTTTAGCTATTTTCGTATTTATTGGTGCTTGGAGTGACTTTTTATGGCCTTTAATTGTCATCCAAGACGAAAATTTATACACTCTTCCTTTGGGAGTCGCAAAGCTAGCAGGGACATTTTCTCTTGACTGGCGGTTGGTAGCTGCTGGCTCAGTAATTGCGATCGCTCCAGTATTATTACTATTTTTATTTTTACAACGTTACATTGTACCCACAGATACTGGTAGTGGTGTCAAGGGTTGAATAAGAAATAGAGATAAGGGAACACAAGAGAAAAACTAATGACTTATTCAATAAGCACCAGTTTTTTTCAATACTACCCAGATAGTTTTAATAATCAGACTCAGGTCATAACTTACAGACCACTTGCGTTGATAATCTATATCCATTTTGACGATGGTTTCAAAGTCTGTAATACTCGAACGACCATTAGCCTGCCATTCTCCGGTAATGCCTGGTTTGACTCGTAATCTATCCCAGTGATGTGGATCGTAATTGCTGACTTCATCAGGAGTGGGTGGACGAGTACCAACTAAACTCATATCGCCTACCAAAACATTCCAAAATTGGGGAAATTCATCTAAACTGGTACGCCGCAAAAATTTACCCATAGGAGTAATGCGAGGATCGTCAACAGATTTAAAGATGTGACCTTTGGCTTGGTTTTTAACCAAATGCTTGACTTTATCGGCATCTACGATCATGGAGCGGAATTTCCAGATGCGAAAAGTTTTTCCGTTCAAACCACAGCGAATTTGAGAATAAAATATTGGGCTTGGCTCATGAATAAAGGTAGCAATCGTCACAAGAATTGCTACTAGAAACGTGATTGTTAGCCCCACAATGGCTCCAACAATGTCAATTAACCGTTTTCTTACACTTAAAGTTGAAGGGTGTAAAGGCTGTTCCGAACAATTAACTGAATAAAGAGAAAGATTATTCACAAGGTCTAACTTATTTTATAACAGGGGTTTTGGCATCAGTAGTGTAGACGTGGAGATGATAGATAGACAATTTTTGCTGCTCTTGTCTTTACCACTGAGTGTTAATATACACAAAATTCAAACAATATAAAAACCTAAAACCCAAAGTTTACAGAATCTTCCAATTGAAGTTATAGATTGTAAATTTACAGTATTTTCATCGACCAAATAAAAAAGGTATTGCTAATGGTACACATCAAAAAAATTACCATACTTAAGTACTAGTAGTACTTTGCAAAATTCAAAATGCTTATGACATAATACTAACCATTTGTGAAACAACACAAAATCAAGCTTGCTCAGGCTTGAGACAATATCCCGTTGTTCTGGAGCAAGCTCGAATTTAATAGTTATAAGCATTTTGAATTTTGAATAGTATCCTGATTTCTAGGGGATGTACTGGTCTCAATAATGAACCTCTAAGGCGAAATTCACTGTATATGGTTCCTCTAATGATTGCTGATTACTAGCTTTGATCGCATCTAGATAGCGACGTAAATACAACAGTTGTTGGGAATTGGGACGATAGGTGAGGCTCCCTTGTTTTTCAAAAAGTGGTGCTGTGGCGATCGCCTGATAGTCAGGATTTTCTTGTGAACTCTTGGTTAGCCAAGTTGAATCTATAACTGAAGGTATCAATCCCGAAGGCAGTTCACCTTCCAAAAAAGCTAGCAGGCGTTGCTGACAAGTGCGAGTATTGATTCCACGACCCTCAAATAACTGGATAACTTCACCGAAAGATAAGGGACGATCTGGTAGCAGCCGCAGCAATTCGGTAAATAAGAAATAATCAGTGTACTGTTGTCTGGGTATATCTAATATCTGGGGATGTAAAGGCAGCATCGCCAAACCATAAGCAACCCGGCTGCAATTAGGAGCGCCATTTTCGCCGAGATATAAATCTTGAATAATCTTGGCGCTGGGGAGTTTCTGCTTTAACCAACGGTTTACTGTCCCAACACAAGCCACACCACCAGTCAGGATAGCTTGATTAATAGATTCTGTCGGGATACCACGAGCTACCAATAATTTGTTGAGTTCTCGATTCAGGCGGCGCACAAAGGGGATAAATACCTGGCTTTCTAAGTCTCGTCGCTGCAAAATCCACTGCTGATCGGCTAATTCCAGGGTAAAAGATTCTTGGTGCTGCAAAATCAGCTTCAGAGCTAGTGCCGCATCTAATACCGCCTGTCCCAGTAAAGAACTTTCTAGACGCTGCTGAAGACGAATCCGTGCGGTAATATCTGGTTCTCCGACTCTCGGTAGTTCTAATTCTTCCAACCCTAAACTCTGCCAGCGCATTTGGTCTAAACCGGGAATTGACGGTTGCCATTGCCAAGGATTACTGCTGGTAGTTTTGCGTAGGCGTAGCTCGCCGCAGGCATCGCTTTGTGTTTCTAGGCGTGATTGCCGAGATTTAGGCGGTAATAGCAACTGGCAAATAATATCTTGTTCAATTCCCTTGCCAGCATAAGCAAAACTATGGAGCATGAAATCATTGTATGTCAATTGTGGTAAGCTTTCTGGGACATCAACTAGCAACATTTCTGTGGCAGTTGTCCCAATGTTGATTACCAGAGTGTTACCAACAATCGGATGTTCGCTGGTTTTTGCCGGATGAGAACCTTGACGTTGACTTAATTTTACTTGCTCACCGTTAGCAGCATTGAGTTCTGGGAGTAAACTAGCGATCGCTTCTTCTACAAAAAAGACTTGCTGCGGATGTTGGATGAGTTTACTGGTCAGTAAAGCTTCCCGCACATTAAAGCGGTATTGTTCCGACCAGCTAGATGGACAGGTGCAAATCACACCAGCAATATTATTGATAATCTGCGGAAAATCTTGTTCGCCGATCCCAACAGCAGCAGCCATTAAACTAGGGGTGGTACAAGTTTTTTCGGATTTGAGGGTTAATAGTAGTTTAGAGAGCGATCGCACAACCCAAATTAAAGGTCCTGCCGAAAATTCATTTAATTGCAAAACAGGTTCCCATTTTTGCCGTTCACTCTTATAGGGAATGGCTACTTGTAAATAGGGCTTCAACTGCGCCGAGTAGAGGTTATTTGTTGTCGAATCTGCTGTTGATTTACGTGTTTTAGGAGTAGCCGACTGGTCAGGTGCTTTATCTTGAGCAACAGCCGCAGGTGCTGTTTGCTCATGGACTTCTATACTTTCACTTTCACCCTGGGGTATAGAAGCTGTAGGAAGATAAACCTCTGTTGGCAAACGAAATGATTCCTGGAAGGAACTTGTTCCCGGCGGATTTTCTGCTGACCAGTAAATAGGATGTACAACAAAAGTCGAGCGATTTAATAATGCGGCAGAAATTCCGGTTGTACCTAAATCAATTCCTAAATACCAAACTGGTTCTAGAACATTGAGCGAAACTTCTGGATTGTTGATGGAGTTGGAAATTGAAGAGAAAGAACTGTCTTGAATAGGAGTTGTGATTTCCTGTTTTTCTTCAGTTTCTACCTGGGTAACTGTCAAACTTGATAAACCCGCAGTTGAGGTATTTTCTGTTTGCAGCTCAGGGTAAATTGTAGGGATTGTGTCTTGAGTTTTATCAATTAGTTCTGAGACAATATCCAAATTGGTAGCTGGCTGCAAATCAGAATTTAGCTGCCGATCAAAATTAGCCAAATCTCGATCTAATTGCTGCAACTGTTCTTCATCTAAAGAAATATCAGGTACAACTGGAGTCTGGTTTAACTCAACAGAAAGCAAGTTTTCTTGTGGTGAGGCAGCAATGTAGTTATCTAAAAAAGGGTCTGGCGGATCATTATTGCTTAATATTCCCGGTGGAGCGATACCTTCGGTGGGCTGCTCTACGAGAGGCTGCGCGTAGCTTGCTTCCCCGTAGGAGTATGCCAAAGCAATTTCTGCTGCTTTCGGAGTAACTGGTGCTGTACTTGTGCCATTATCCACAAAGGATGATACTTCCAGCAATTCCTGTTCACTACTGGCATCAGTCAATAGATCAGTTAGGGTATTAATTGTATCAACACTAGCTGGCTGAGTGTCTAGTTGCGTGGGGGAACTATCTGTTTGTGGTGTAGAAAAACTCAGAGGCGAATCTAGCTCAGTATCCTCTTCAAAAAATAGTTCTTCCTGTGGCTTTGATAATGAATCTGTGGCTTCTACTAAAGTCTCTTGAGCTGAAATACTTGTATCTGGTGTCACAACCGCAGAATCAACGTTTTGAGGGACAGATGGACTCTCAGCGATTTCTAATGTTGATTGGGAGGCTGTGGAAGCAGATAAGTCATTTGTCGATACATCAAGACTTGGGTTATTAACATCACCAATACCAAATAAACTGGCATAAAGTTGATCTACTTCATCACCAACTAATGCTAATGCAGAAACATCTTGCAGTAATTCGGTCGGGTTTTCGGAAGATTGAGATGAGTCTATACCAAGCTGCAACAGCACTGCATCCAGATCCTCTGTGAGCGTAGTATCCTGTTGCTCAGAATTAATTGTGAGTGGAGATGAAGTTTCTGGCAGGATTTGCTCTAAGAGTTGAGATGCAACTTTAGGAGCGATCTCGGCTGGGTCAGGCAATGATGATATATCAGATTCTACCCTTAGCAAATATGGCGGGGAAATAGGGGATTGTTGCTGTAAATGCTGGGTCAAATTGTTGAGAAAGCTGGCCATCAACTGTTCGCCTTGCATACCCTTGCTATGCATTCTTGCCAGTGCTTGCGACAGTGATTCGTAATAAGTATTAATATTGCGCTGTAGTGCCTCAAAGACTACATTCACAGTTCCATCTAGTGATAATAGGCGTTGATCCAACTCCCTAGCTAGCTGGGTTAACTGCTCCACACGGTCTACTGATTCTAATAAAGGTTGAGTTGCAGAAGTTGCGTGATTAGTTGCTTCTGGAGAAATAACGGAATTTTCCCCAGGTTGTGCTAACAGTGGCGTTACAGTTGGCACCAGCCGATTCATGAGTACCTGTAAAAACTCGGTAATCATTTGATCTTGGTTTGTCAACTGTTGCGCTAAAGAGTAGTTTTGCAATCGCCTTT
The Nostoc punctiforme PCC 73102 genome window above contains:
- a CDS encoding carbohydrate ABC transporter permease, with amino-acid sequence MLNWKKSRSQNLLMYALLGAIALVMLFPLLWLISTALKSPTENILQSPPQLLPSQPTLDNFFSVWNSLPFGQYLYNSTLVSVLTVGLNLLFCALAAYPLARLSFVGRDWIFVAIVSTIMIPFQIVMIPLYILTVQLGLRNSYLGMIFPSLASAFGIFLLRQAFMSVPKEIEEAARMDGSSELGLWWHVMLPAVRPALVTLAIFVFIGAWSDFLWPLIVIQDENLYTLPLGVAKLAGTFSLDWRLVAAGSVIAIAPVLLLFLFLQRYIVPTDTGSGVKG
- a CDS encoding sugar transferase; amino-acid sequence: MNNLSLYSVNCSEQPLHPSTLSVRKRLIDIVGAIVGLTITFLVAILVTIATFIHEPSPIFYSQIRCGLNGKTFRIWKFRSMIVDADKVKHLVKNQAKGHIFKSVDDPRITPMGKFLRRTSLDEFPQFWNVLVGDMSLVGTRPPTPDEVSNYDPHHWDRLRVKPGITGEWQANGRSSITDFETIVKMDIDYQRKWSVSYDLSLIIKTIWVVLKKTGAY